Below is a genomic region from Telmatobacter sp. DSM 110680.
TTCTGTTTATCGCCTCCATGAATGTTGCCGGCCTCCTCGTTGCACGAACCGCAGCGCGCGGCAAAGAAATAGCAATTCGCACTGCACTGGGCGGCGGCCGCCTCCGACTGGTGCGAGAACAACTCACAGAGAGCGTTCTCATATGCGTCACAGCGGGTGCCATCGGAATCGCGTTCGCGTGGACAGCGCTGCAATTCATCGCCCATTTCCAGCCCGATATGAACCGCATAGAATCTGTGCGGATTGATGGGGTTGTGCTTCTTTTCACCTTTGTTGCGATTGCCGTTTGCGCGCTCTTCTCCGGAGCTCTCTCTGCATTCAGTCTTGAGAGCCGTCAGCTTTTGAGTGCCCTGCAGGAATCTTCTCGTTCCACTAAGGGAAGTAAGCGGCGCGCCACGCTTCGCCGCTCGTTGCTGGTGATCGAAGTCAGCCTCACCGTGGTTCTGCTTGCCGGGGCCGGCCTTCTCCTCAAAAGCTATCAGCGTATGCGCGGCACGGACCTCGGCATCCCCATCAAAAACACTCTCACCATGCATCTCAGCCTGCCTGAAGCGCGTTATAAGGAACCCGCCAAACAGGCCGCCTTCTTTGAACAGCTCATCACGCAGGTCCGCGCTCTTCCCGGTGTCGGCAGCGCTGGCCTTGTCTCCACCGCGCCCGGTCAGGGCTGGGGCGGCGACAGCCTCGCGGACATCGTTGAACGCCCGCTTCGCCCCGAAAATTTCCTCGACATGCACATGCGTGCTGCGGATCCGGGTTACTTTGCAGCCGCAGAGATCCCGCTGATGCGCGGTCGCATCTTCACATCCGATGAGCGATTCGCCCGCGGCAAAGTCGCGGTCATATCGCATCAAGCCGCGCTGCAACTCTTCCCCAAAGAAGATCCCATCGGCAAGCACCTGCGTTTCGACTTCTCCCATCAGGAGCTGGAAATTATCGGCGTTGTCGCTGACACGCGATGGGACATACACGAAGATCCCAAACCAACCATCTATCAACCCCTCTTTGGCAGCGATTTTGCTGGCGCCACGATTTTCGTTCGCAGCGCCCATAACGTGGAATCGCTCGCTATGCCCATCGAAAGCATCATTGGCCATCTCGACCGCGATTTGCCCGTCTCCAACGTGAAGACTCTCCGCGAAACCATCGACAAGTCCACAATCGATTCCCAATTCGACTCGCTGCTCGTGCTGGCCTTCGCAGTGATCGCGCTGATCCTCGCTGCCGCCGGTCTCTACGGAGTCCTCTCCTATCTCGTAACCCAGCGCACGTCCGAACTCGGCATCCGCATGGCACTCGGTGCAAAGCGCTCGCAGTTGTTGCGGGCAGTCCTCTTCGATGGCCTGCGCCCTGCCCTTCTCGGTCTCGTGGTTGGATTCGGAGCAAGCGCATTTGCCGTGCGCCTCATCAAATCGATGCTCTATCAAACAGAGGCGCTCGATCCCACAGTTTTCACAGCGGTTTTAGCACTCCTGCTAACGGTGGCGATTCTTGCCTGCCTGTTCCCCGCATGGCGCGCTTCGCGCCTTGATCCTATGCAGGCGCTGAGAACGGAATAACTGGAGGAATAGCATTGCGTTGGATTGAACAACTCCGAATGCAAATTCAGATGCTGCTCGGTCGCGAACGAGCCGGCACGCGCCTCAACGACGAACTGGCGTTTCATCTCGACCGTCAGATCGCTGAAAACATCGCCGCAGGCATGACTCCGGAGGAAGCCGGCTATTCCGCTCTCCGCACATTCGGCAATCCCGCCCTTCTTCGGGAGCGGACACGAACCACCTGGAGTTGGAATGGTCTCGAATCGCTTCTGCGCGACTTCCGCTTTGCGTTTCGCGCCTTGCGCCGCACTCCCGGCTTCACCGCAATTGCGATTGTCGTCATGGCTCTCGGGATCGGTGCGAATGTCGCGCTGTTCACCGTCGTGCGCAATGTAATCCTCAAACCGCTACCATTCAAAGATCCTGATCGTCTTCTCATGCTTTACGAAGACAGTGTTCACACTCCCGGAAAGCCGGATTTCAATGTCGTCGCTGGTGGGGTCTACCAGGAATGGAAAAAGCAAAACCATACCTTCAGCAATCTCGCGCTGGTAGGAAACACACACGTTAATCTGTCGGGGTCGAGCGGCCAGCTTCCTGAGAAGCTTGCCGGTGCACAATTTTCCTGGGATCTTTTGCCGACCCTCGGCGTCGAGCCGGCGCTAGGTCGGAATTTTGTAGAGTCGGAAGACAGCCCTTCGGCCAATGGCACGGTTCTACTCAGTTGGAGACTGTGGAAGCGGCGTTTCGGCGGCAATCCCGCCATCCTGAATCAATCCATCTTCATTGATGCCGCGCCGTACATGGTCATTGGCGTTATGCCAGCCTGGTTCGATTTTCCGCGACCTCAAACCCAGTTGTGGTTACCCGTCTCTCACGAGAGGCCGATGAAAACCATGACGACACTGAGCGATCACACGTTTGGTGTTGTTGGTCGCCTCAGGCCAGGTATTTCGGAAGCGCAAGCCGAAGCCGATCTGAGTTTGATCTCGCTTCATCTCCACAACGCGAATCTCAGCGATCCGTTCGTTTTCAAATCAGCCAACAGCCGGCCGCTGCTCGAGCACATGGTGGGACCCATCAAGCCGGCGCTCTACGTCTTGCTCGCGGCTACCACTTGTGTATTGCTCATTGCATGTCTGAACATCGCCAATCTGCTAATAGCGCGCGCGACTGCGCGACGTAAAGATCTCGCAATTCGAAGCGCTCTCGGCGGCGGCCGGCTTCGTCTCCTCACAGAACGCCTCATGGAAAGCCTGCTGCTTTCAGCCTTCGGCGGTGCGTTTGGCATCCTTCTGGCGTACGCGGCATTGCAGTGGCTCATCCAGACGCGGCATGACATGAGCCGCGTCGAAACCATTCACTTCGATGGTGTGGTTATCGCATTCACAGGCGGAATCATCTTCTTCTCCGCTCTGTTCTCGGGCGTTATCTCGGCAATTAGCACCGGAGACGCAGCCATCCTCAGCACGCTTCACGAGTCTTCGCGCGGACTCAGTGGAAGCCGCGAAAGGACAAGCCTGCGCCGCGTCCTGCTGACACTTCAGGTGGGGCTGACAGTGGTCTTGTTAGCGGGCGCAGGCCTCCTGGTCAAAAGCTACGAGCGCCTTCGCTCAACCGATATGGGCTGCAGCACTCAGAATGTGCTGACCCTGCGTACAGGACTTCCCGATGCACGTTACAAAACCCCCGCTGAGCGTGTGAACTTCTTCGATACGCTTCTCGACCGAATTCGCAACGTACCCGGAATTACAGCGGCGGGAATCGTCGAATCGGTCCCCGGACAGGGCTACTGGGGAGACACGAGCTTCACAATTGTCGGCCACCCGCCGCTTCCACAGGGCTCAGGAATCTGGGCGCTCAATCGAAGTGCTGATCCCGGGTACTTTCAAGCGATGGGGATTCCCATCCTGCGAGGACGCACCTTCAATCCTGCGCTTCGATTGAAACTGGCCAATGAAATCATCGTCGATCAGACCTTCGTCAATAAGTTCATGCCCGGCGAAGAACCCATCGGCAAGCACGTTCACACGAACGACAAGGACTATGTGATTGTCGGCGTCGTCGGCGCCACACGGTTCCAACTCGGTGAAGATCCAAACCCTATAAAGTACTTCTCACTCGGATCAGGAGAGGCTCCCGTCGTAGCCATCGTGATCCGGTCGAATCAGGACGTCGCGCAATTCGCTCTTCCCGTACAGCGAATCGTTTCAGACATGGATCGCGACCTGGCCGTCTCCGACATTCTCACCATGGACCAGTTGTTGGGCAAATCGACTCTCGACTCCAGCTTCAACGCGATTTTGCTCACCGCGTTGGCTGTTCTCTCACTAATCCTCGCGGCGGTCGGCATCTTCGGCGTTCTTTCCTATATCGTCGCGCAACGTACCGGCGAGATTGGCATCCGCATCGCGCTCGGTGCGCAGCGAGAGCAGGTACTCCGACTGATGCTGGTCAATGGAATGTGGCCCGCGCTAATCGGCCTCGTTGTCGGCCTGGTCGCTGCCGCAGCCGCGACACGTCTGCTTCGCACGTTGCTCTTTGCGACACAGCCCCTTGACCCCGCGGTCTTCGCTTCGGTCGCCGCAACGCTGCTCGCGGTTGCAGCCATCGCCTGCCTCATTCCCGCATGGCGCGCCTCACGCCTCGATCCCATGCAGGCCCTCAGAACCGAGTAGTGAAGAAAAAACGAAAAGGCGCGAAGTTTTCGGCTTCGCGCCCAAGTCCAACCCACCCAGTTTTCTGTTTTGCTTCTTACCCCAACTCTCAGCCCAGTTTGTTACTCCCTGTTCCCTATTCCCCGTTCCTGCTTCATTGCGTTACCGGTGGCGCCGGCGGCGCTTTTGGAGCTTTCAAATGGGGCGCAGCCGGAGATGCAGGACCCGCGACCGTGGGCGGTAGCGGTGGAACATCATCCCCGCGCTTGATGTGAATGTCACCATTCTCCGCAGTGAGCGTTACCTTCGGCCCACCCGCACCAATCTTGCCGTTCACTGTCTTGCTTTCATCTCCGCTCACTGCCAGAGGAAAATCGCTGACGATGTCCCCGTTGCGCGTGCTTCCGCTTACAGAAGCCGCGGCATTGGGAGGCAGAGTCAATTCCACGTCGCCTTTTCGATTCTTCGCTTCAACTGCATAGTTCCCAGCCGTCTCAACTGCGATCCGGCCATCACGATCTTCAACGTAGCTATCCCCATACACCTGGCTCAGGTCCACGTCCTTCGAGTGGGTCGTTACGCGCACCTGGCCCTTCGCCTGGGTCACGCGCAAAGTATCGGAATTCAGTGTCAGATCCCCCGGAAGAGTAGCCACATCCATGTCCGTAATCGAGGTATGCACATGAATCTGTCCGGTGACATTCTCCATGTGTACATCGCCGAAAAGCTCACCGTTGATCGTCACCTTGCCGGTGATCTCCGACAGAGTGAGGTCGTTGCAGTTTCCCTCCGCCGTCAAATCGCCATCGATCTGATGTGCGGAGAAGTCTCCTTTATCCGATGAGAAATGCACCTG
It encodes:
- a CDS encoding ABC transporter permease, whose product is MRWIEQLRMQIQMLLGRERAGTRLNDELAFHLDRQIAENIAAGMTPEEAGYSALRTFGNPALLRERTRTTWSWNGLESLLRDFRFAFRALRRTPGFTAIAIVVMALGIGANVALFTVVRNVILKPLPFKDPDRLLMLYEDSVHTPGKPDFNVVAGGVYQEWKKQNHTFSNLALVGNTHVNLSGSSGQLPEKLAGAQFSWDLLPTLGVEPALGRNFVESEDSPSANGTVLLSWRLWKRRFGGNPAILNQSIFIDAAPYMVIGVMPAWFDFPRPQTQLWLPVSHERPMKTMTTLSDHTFGVVGRLRPGISEAQAEADLSLISLHLHNANLSDPFVFKSANSRPLLEHMVGPIKPALYVLLAATTCVLLIACLNIANLLIARATARRKDLAIRSALGGGRLRLLTERLMESLLLSAFGGAFGILLAYAALQWLIQTRHDMSRVETIHFDGVVIAFTGGIIFFSALFSGVISAISTGDAAILSTLHESSRGLSGSRERTSLRRVLLTLQVGLTVVLLAGAGLLVKSYERLRSTDMGCSTQNVLTLRTGLPDARYKTPAERVNFFDTLLDRIRNVPGITAAGIVESVPGQGYWGDTSFTIVGHPPLPQGSGIWALNRSADPGYFQAMGIPILRGRTFNPALRLKLANEIIVDQTFVNKFMPGEEPIGKHVHTNDKDYVIVGVVGATRFQLGEDPNPIKYFSLGSGEAPVVAIVIRSNQDVAQFALPVQRIVSDMDRDLAVSDILTMDQLLGKSTLDSSFNAILLTALAVLSLILAAVGIFGVLSYIVAQRTGEIGIRIALGAQREQVLRLMLVNGMWPALIGLVVGLVAAAAATRLLRTLLFATQPLDPAVFASVAATLLAVAAIACLIPAWRASRLDPMQALRTE
- a CDS encoding ABC transporter permease — encoded protein: MRWLHQLQMRFLMLFGRAGAGSHLEDELSFHLERQIQENVAAGMTREEARYSALRTFGNPALLREQTRSTWSWSSLESILRDVRIGCRTLYRAPGFALIAVFVMALGLGANVALFTIVRGVLLKPLPYVDPNHLIMLYESEHGPSARAQYAPVDPRSFFDWQKSATGVEQMAMVSPFQSYNVSAEGGKLPERIDAGWCSWNFFSILGVQPAIGRNFAASDDQPGAAASVLLTNTFWKRRYAGDPSIVGKTVWLDAHPYTVLGVLPSWFVYSGSFGGKNIQVWTPFNHEAPPSLLATYEDHEALVAARIKPGSTLQSVVAQINTIQQQIKKEHAGPAVHPFASGRLMLDDAVQDYKTPLYVLLAATVCVLFIASMNVAGLLVARTAARGKEIAIRTALGGGRLRLVREQLTESVLICVTAGAIGIAFAWTALQFIAHFQPDMNRIESVRIDGVVLLFTFVAIAVCALFSGALSAFSLESRQLLSALQESSRSTKGSKRRATLRRSLLVIEVSLTVVLLAGAGLLLKSYQRMRGTDLGIPIKNTLTMHLSLPEARYKEPAKQAAFFEQLITQVRALPGVGSAGLVSTAPGQGWGGDSLADIVERPLRPENFLDMHMRAADPGYFAAAEIPLMRGRIFTSDERFARGKVAVISHQAALQLFPKEDPIGKHLRFDFSHQELEIIGVVADTRWDIHEDPKPTIYQPLFGSDFAGATIFVRSAHNVESLAMPIESIIGHLDRDLPVSNVKTLRETIDKSTIDSQFDSLLVLAFAVIALILAAAGLYGVLSYLVTQRTSELGIRMALGAKRSQLLRAVLFDGLRPALLGLVVGFGASAFAVRLIKSMLYQTEALDPTVFTAVLALLLTVAILACLFPAWRASRLDPMQALRTE